One genomic window of Roseateles sp. DAIF2 includes the following:
- the otnI gene encoding 2-oxo-tetronate isomerase — protein MPQFAANLSLMYQEHADLLDRFGAAARDGFKAVEFLFPYAHEARDLAQRLADHGLRQALFNAPPGDFGAGERGLAALPGREDEFRFGFEHLALPYAIALGCPRLHVMAGLRPAGAEPARLRATYLENLAWAAGLAAQAGREILIEPINPRDIPGYLLNRQDEAHAVVAEIGATNLKVQMDLYHCQIVEGDVATKLRQYLPSGRVGHLQIAGVPARHEPDAQGELNWPWLFALLDELGYAGHVGAEYRPRGASTTAGLGWFAPYKESQA, from the coding sequence ATGCCGCAATTCGCCGCCAACCTGAGCCTGATGTACCAGGAACATGCCGACCTGCTGGATCGCTTCGGCGCGGCCGCGCGCGACGGCTTCAAGGCGGTGGAGTTCCTGTTCCCCTATGCGCATGAGGCGCGCGACCTGGCGCAGCGCCTCGCCGACCATGGGCTGCGCCAGGCGCTGTTCAATGCGCCGCCGGGCGACTTCGGCGCCGGCGAGCGCGGCCTGGCCGCGCTGCCGGGGCGCGAGGACGAGTTCCGCTTCGGCTTCGAGCATCTGGCCCTGCCCTATGCGATCGCGCTCGGCTGCCCGCGCCTGCATGTGATGGCGGGCCTGCGGCCGGCCGGCGCCGAGCCCGCGCGCCTGCGCGCCACCTATCTGGAGAACCTGGCCTGGGCGGCCGGCCTGGCGGCCCAGGCCGGGCGCGAGATCCTGATCGAGCCGATCAACCCCCGCGACATCCCGGGCTATCTGCTGAACCGCCAGGACGAGGCCCATGCGGTCGTCGCCGAGATCGGCGCAACGAACCTGAAGGTGCAGATGGATCTGTACCACTGCCAGATCGTCGAGGGCGATGTCGCGACCAAGCTGCGCCAGTACCTGCCCAGCGGCCGGGTCGGCCATCTGCAGATCGCCGGCGTGCCGGCGCGCCACGAGCCCGATGCCCAGGGCGAGCTGAACTGGCCCTGGCTGTTCGCGCTGCTCGACGAGCTGGGCTATGCGGGCCATGTCGGCGCCGAGTACCGGCCGCGCGGCGCCAGCACTAC